In a genomic window of Methanomicrobia archaeon:
- a CDS encoding ribbon-helix-helix protein, CopG family: MGTLERITVALDEDTFSRFKTLQDELKISQSELIREALRFYSKYRVLIESVEDDKMYTHTEMLRVGEHIIVDIDHWILFLKFIESHPAKEQFWELNKPIYEAHAEQFGQQGYSVEDVLKRLEACNYFTVNQASENDYTLIMGSDVLKGFVKTLLEETFERMGFQVSIKEDFAKLRVKVVHD; the protein is encoded by the coding sequence ATGGGGACACTCGAGAGAATCACGGTGGCTCTGGATGAAGACACGTTTTCGCGGTTTAAGACACTGCAGGATGAATTGAAGATTTCACAGAGCGAACTCATCCGCGAAGCGTTGCGATTTTACAGCAAATATCGTGTGTTGATCGAGTCCGTTGAAGATGACAAGATGTACACGCATACCGAGATGCTTCGCGTGGGGGAGCATATCATCGTCGATATCGATCACTGGATCCTCTTCCTGAAGTTTATTGAGTCGCATCCCGCGAAAGAGCAGTTCTGGGAATTGAACAAGCCGATATACGAAGCGCATGCCGAGCAGTTCGGGCAACAAGGATACAGCGTAGAGGATGTGCTCAAGCGACTGGAAGCGTGCAATTACTTTACCGTGAACCAGGCGTCAGAGAACGACTACACGTTGATTATGGGTTCTGACGTGCTCAAGGGCTTCGTAAAAACGCTTCTTGAAGAGACCTTCGAGCGGATGGGGTTCCAAGTGAGTATAAAAGAAGACTTTGCGAAACTGCGGGTGAAGGTTGTTCACGATTGA
- a CDS encoding FMN-binding glutamate synthase family protein, with protein MPDIYANARSTTGTSVRRRDVNTQSGMCPICVKECTVLCEIGKSAFRGREVLYPEPEQFGWSTAASNKDYRLDWSDFNILSRLRGAEGIEPDPDVALFHNVDIESKIGGIPLKMPLASGAFGSTDVGMNNWDALAIGAALSGIIIIIGENVCGVDKDSMFTNGKVTKSPELERRVRVFQEYWDGKYGDIAVQTNVEDQRFGVDEYAISKLDVNIIERKWGQGAKAIGGEIRVSSLDRAVELKKRGYYVLPDPENETVKEAFKDGLFKTFERHSRVGFPEENGFIEDVEWLRDIGTKYVSIKTGAYRPVDVAWTMKVASEAKVDYITFDGAGGGTGMSPVPMMNEMSTPTVYLEAQILQCAQILERAGKYVPDMSMAGGIINETQMFKAIALSNFDGSKPYVKSITMARSPLTAAMKACYFSDLAARGRLPRDFANKYGNSPDKFFIAADELKTKFGENLGTKIPWSAVGVYTYLSERLGLGLKQLLAGTRKFKLDLIDRTDLASLSELASEVTGIPMMHEVERELLEGILLG; from the coding sequence ATGCCAGATATCTATGCAAATGCGAGATCTACCACAGGAACATCTGTGAGAAGACGAGATGTGAACACACAGAGCGGCATGTGTCCGATCTGTGTGAAGGAGTGTACAGTGCTCTGCGAGATAGGGAAGTCAGCGTTTAGAGGTCGAGAAGTATTGTATCCTGAGCCCGAGCAGTTTGGCTGGAGTACAGCAGCGTCGAACAAGGATTATCGACTCGATTGGTCAGATTTTAATATTCTCTCGCGCCTACGAGGTGCGGAAGGGATAGAACCGGACCCGGATGTTGCCTTGTTCCATAATGTGGATATAGAATCGAAGATAGGTGGAATCCCGTTAAAAATGCCCCTGGCAAGCGGTGCCTTCGGCTCTACGGATGTGGGCATGAACAACTGGGATGCGCTTGCCATCGGTGCTGCGCTCTCGGGGATAATAATCATCATCGGAGAGAACGTCTGCGGCGTTGACAAGGATTCAATGTTTACAAACGGAAAAGTGACGAAATCGCCTGAGCTGGAACGGCGAGTTCGAGTCTTCCAGGAATACTGGGATGGCAAATACGGTGACATAGCGGTGCAGACGAATGTTGAAGACCAGCGATTCGGCGTCGATGAATATGCGATCTCGAAGCTTGATGTAAACATCATAGAGCGGAAGTGGGGCCAGGGCGCGAAGGCGATCGGCGGTGAAATACGCGTATCTTCGCTGGATCGTGCAGTAGAATTGAAGAAGCGAGGGTATTATGTGCTACCGGATCCTGAGAATGAAACGGTAAAAGAAGCGTTTAAAGATGGGCTCTTCAAGACCTTCGAGCGCCACAGCCGCGTGGGATTCCCGGAAGAAAATGGATTTATAGAGGATGTCGAATGGCTCCGGGATATCGGCACAAAGTATGTATCGATAAAGACAGGTGCGTATCGGCCCGTGGACGTAGCGTGGACAATGAAAGTAGCGTCCGAGGCGAAGGTGGATTACATAACGTTTGACGGTGCCGGCGGCGGGACGGGTATGAGCCCCGTGCCGATGATGAACGAAATGAGCACGCCCACGGTCTATTTAGAAGCCCAGATATTGCAGTGCGCTCAGATCCTGGAGCGTGCAGGGAAATACGTTCCTGATATGAGTATGGCCGGAGGGATCATTAACGAAACGCAGATGTTCAAGGCGATAGCACTGAGCAACTTTGATGGCTCGAAGCCCTACGTGAAATCAATCACCATGGCACGATCGCCGTTAACAGCAGCGATGAAAGCCTGTTATTTCTCCGATCTCGCAGCCAGGGGTAGATTACCGCGCGATTTTGCCAATAAATATGGAAACAGTCCAGATAAATTCTTTATCGCCGCTGATGAGCTCAAAACGAAATTCGGTGAGAATTTGGGAACGAAGATACCGTGGTCTGCTGTTGGTGTCTATACCTATCTCAGCGAACGGCTCGGTTTAGGATTGAAGCAGTTACTTGCAGGAACTCGAAAATTCAAGCTGGATTTGATAGACCGGACAGATCTTGCATCGCTCAGTGAGCTGGCGTCCGAAGTTACCGGTATACCCATGATGCATGAAGTAGAGCGGGAGTTGTTGGAAGGTATTTTGCTTGGTTGA
- a CDS encoding Coenzyme F420 hydrogenase/dehydrogenase, beta subunit C-terminal domain: MGDIRNFPVCCYCGACAAFIPDFEKYQDDEVVFDKGCGGTAAKGFCFSFCPRGFAVCRLCEEECPRLEYGVCDFSPCASSPEKRILGYYKEILSARATDKGIRSGGQDGGFTTALLYHALEAGFIDAAVIATRTEEWKAEPFVATTAEEVLLGRGSKYTACPMVKGVWDAIDSGYETIAMVGTGCNVEAVRRLQALRDPALELDRVKLLVGVFSFEAFWHRKLVSFLAERKGIDIRDVERFYVSNGNMCVMTKDGEVPIPLKEIEPCRRDTCLICEDATSQLADISVGHVGSPDGWTTIIIRTEVGEKLVKAAEAAEVIETQKLDADALEELERFAFNKKRWNYGAILDQMKICSGCFTVPYPFAMQLRGGI; this comes from the coding sequence ATGGGGGATATACGGAACTTTCCGGTATGCTGCTATTGCGGTGCGTGTGCCGCGTTTATACCGGATTTTGAGAAGTATCAGGATGATGAAGTAGTGTTTGATAAGGGCTGTGGCGGAACGGCCGCAAAGGGCTTCTGTTTCAGTTTCTGTCCACGCGGATTCGCAGTGTGTCGGTTATGTGAGGAGGAGTGCCCGCGGTTGGAATACGGCGTCTGTGATTTCAGTCCCTGCGCCTCTTCGCCTGAAAAGCGGATTCTGGGTTACTATAAAGAGATACTGAGCGCACGAGCAACGGATAAGGGCATTAGAAGCGGTGGACAGGATGGTGGATTCACGACGGCGTTACTGTACCACGCGTTAGAGGCGGGCTTCATCGATGCCGCAGTCATTGCGACGCGGACAGAAGAGTGGAAAGCCGAGCCTTTTGTCGCTACCACAGCCGAGGAAGTGTTGCTCGGTCGTGGCTCAAAATACACCGCGTGCCCTATGGTCAAAGGCGTATGGGATGCAATTGACAGTGGTTACGAAACTATCGCCATGGTCGGCACGGGCTGTAATGTAGAGGCCGTGAGACGTTTGCAAGCGTTGCGAGACCCCGCTTTAGAGTTAGATCGGGTAAAACTACTGGTTGGCGTCTTTAGCTTCGAGGCGTTCTGGCATCGTAAGCTGGTCTCTTTTCTAGCAGAACGCAAAGGGATTGACATCAGGGATGTGGAGCGCTTTTACGTTTCGAATGGCAACATGTGCGTGATGACCAAGGACGGAGAGGTCCCTATCCCGCTTAAAGAGATAGAGCCCTGCAGGCGGGATACCTGCCTGATCTGCGAAGATGCTACCTCACAACTCGCGGATATATCTGTGGGCCACGTTGGCTCGCCTGACGGATGGACGACGATAATTATTCGAACAGAGGTAGGGGAGAAGCTCGTCAAGGCGGCTGAAGCGGCAGAGGTAATAGAAACGCAGAAGCTCGATGCGGACGCACTGGAAGAGCTCGAACGATTTGCGTTCAATAAGAAGCGGTGGAATTACGGCGCGATATTAGACCAAATGAAGATCTGTTCCGGGTGTTTCACGGTTCCTTATCCTTTTGCCATGCAATTAAGAGGAGGTATTTGA
- a CDS encoding diphthine--ammonia ligase, with product MAQLAKTNGTVAGASEKRKKGNVVASWTGGKDGCFACYNALLDGFNVTHLLNFKDLKKHAPHNLNHDVLAAQSEAMGVPIIQREFVSYEAEFKKVIRTLNENGAEIKGAIFGHIGMHEHLVQRICSDLDIESIMPLWNRDSEQLVTDFIAAGFEAIVITTKADLMGKEWLGRTINEEFVAQLRTFNSAIDPCGEFGEFHSLVIDGPLFKNRIELGESEPILEDGYWRLDIFDYTLGEKKRDTQ from the coding sequence ATGGCGCAATTAGCAAAGACGAATGGTACGGTAGCGGGAGCGAGCGAGAAGCGTAAAAAAGGGAACGTAGTGGCATCGTGGACGGGCGGCAAAGACGGGTGTTTCGCATGCTATAACGCACTGTTAGACGGTTTCAACGTCACGCATCTCTTGAATTTCAAAGATCTGAAGAAACACGCACCCCATAACCTGAACCACGACGTGCTCGCCGCGCAGTCAGAGGCGATGGGCGTTCCGATTATTCAGCGGGAATTTGTATCCTACGAAGCGGAATTTAAAAAGGTGATACGCACGTTAAACGAGAACGGTGCGGAGATAAAAGGCGCGATATTCGGGCATATCGGCATGCACGAGCACCTGGTGCAGCGAATCTGCAGCGATCTGGATATCGAGTCGATCATGCCGCTCTGGAACCGCGATTCCGAGCAACTCGTAACGGACTTCATCGCCGCAGGATTCGAGGCGATTGTGATCACGACGAAAGCTGATTTAATGGGTAAAGAGTGGCTCGGGCGGACGATAAACGAGGAATTTGTAGCACAGTTACGTACGTTCAACAGCGCGATTGATCCCTGTGGCGAGTTTGGCGAGTTCCATTCGCTTGTCATCGACGGCCCGCTGTTCAAGAATCGGATAGAGCTGGGCGAGAGCGAACCGATACTGGAGGATGGCTATTGGCGCCTAGATATTTTTGACTATACGCTTGGCGAGAAGAAAAGAGATACGCAGTGA
- the truA gene encoding tRNA pseudouridine(38-40) synthase TruA, producing the protein MERIALKLGYLGTNYHGFQVQPQFAGPTIEGELFTALQRLNIVEDRAVSNYAAAGRTDKGAHALSQVVSFDTANPKVTPRMINSLLPDDIWVFALAKPASEFNARRDAISRAYRYFLWLQPDENLDVARMQEAAELFIGTHDFSIFSQPPGQNEQEAQYYSPIREIKRLEIVTDRNRSFIALDIEANSFLRKMVRKIVSALKLVGSGTKDTQWVENLVERRITEQVEPAPAFGLILNEVSYRDAEFVADEYAKLRIAARLKEALAFHATTSAVLDEMVRRYVG; encoded by the coding sequence ATGGAACGAATAGCGCTTAAACTTGGTTACCTCGGCACGAACTACCACGGCTTTCAGGTTCAGCCCCAGTTCGCGGGCCCAACGATAGAAGGGGAGCTCTTCACGGCATTACAGAGACTCAACATCGTTGAAGATCGCGCAGTATCGAATTACGCCGCTGCGGGTCGGACTGATAAAGGCGCACATGCGCTCTCTCAGGTGGTCTCCTTTGACACCGCGAACCCCAAAGTAACTCCCCGGATGATAAACAGCCTGCTTCCTGACGATATATGGGTATTCGCACTTGCAAAACCCGCTTCTGAGTTTAACGCGCGCCGGGATGCGATCAGTCGTGCATACCGCTATTTCTTGTGGCTGCAGCCCGATGAGAATCTGGACGTGGCGCGTATGCAAGAGGCCGCGGAACTGTTTATCGGCACGCACGATTTCTCCATTTTCTCGCAGCCGCCGGGCCAGAACGAGCAAGAAGCCCAGTATTACTCGCCGATCCGGGAGATAAAACGGCTAGAGATCGTGACGGACAGAAACAGATCGTTTATTGCCCTGGATATAGAAGCAAACAGCTTTCTCCGTAAAATGGTGCGCAAGATCGTCTCAGCGCTGAAACTGGTTGGCAGTGGCACGAAGGATACGCAGTGGGTGGAGAACCTCGTGGAACGGCGGATAACGGAGCAAGTTGAACCCGCACCCGCATTCGGGCTCATTCTCAACGAGGTCTCGTATCGTGATGCTGAATTCGTAGCAGACGAGTATGCGAAGCTGAGAATAGCAGCACGACTGAAAGAGGCGTTGGCTTTTCACGCCACCACCTCAGCAGTGTTGGATGAGATGGTACGCAGGTATGTAGGATAA
- the hisF gene encoding imidazole glycerol phosphate synthase subunit HisF, which yields MLTKRIIPCLDCDLNVAEGRVVKGIEFKQITYAGIPWELAAVYDEQGADELVFLDITASHERRETMAHVIEKTASNVFIPLTIGGGIRSVEDARRMFNAGADKVSINTAALQNHELVNEIARMFGSQACVVAIDAKRRYVLTEEAANKAADEGRELIDTKEGKCWFECSFFGGRTFTGVDALQWAQEVAERGAGEILLTSMDRDGTKDGFDLELTQAVCDRVNIPMIASGGCGFPMHIQEVFEATDASAALAASIFHYKEYTVEEVKRYLREQGVHVRL from the coding sequence ATGTTAACAAAACGAATCATCCCCTGTTTGGACTGCGACTTGAACGTTGCTGAGGGGCGGGTAGTCAAGGGAATAGAATTCAAACAGATAACGTACGCTGGCATTCCCTGGGAGCTTGCGGCTGTATACGACGAACAAGGTGCGGATGAACTCGTCTTTCTGGATATCACGGCATCGCACGAACGCCGGGAGACGATGGCACACGTGATCGAGAAGACAGCCAGTAATGTTTTCATACCGCTTACCATCGGTGGTGGGATCCGCAGTGTCGAGGATGCACGACGGATGTTCAATGCGGGTGCAGACAAAGTATCGATAAACACCGCGGCATTGCAGAATCACGAACTGGTGAACGAGATCGCCCGCATGTTCGGGAGTCAGGCGTGCGTCGTGGCGATCGACGCCAAACGGCGATACGTTCTTACCGAAGAGGCAGCGAACAAAGCCGCAGATGAGGGAAGAGAACTCATCGACACAAAAGAAGGGAAATGCTGGTTCGAGTGCTCGTTTTTCGGCGGGCGAACCTTCACCGGAGTTGATGCGTTGCAATGGGCCCAAGAAGTAGCAGAGCGCGGAGCAGGTGAGATACTGCTCACGAGCATGGACCGGGACGGCACGAAAGACGGGTTCGACCTCGAGTTAACGCAAGCGGTCTGTGACCGCGTGAATATTCCGATGATCGCTTCCGGCGGGTGCGGGTTCCCGATGCACATACAAGAGGTGTTTGAGGCAACAGACGCGTCGGCGGCGCTCGCTGCGTCGATATTCCACTATAAGGAATATACCGTGGAGGAGGTAAAGCGGTATTTGCGGGAGCAGGGGGTTCACGTGCGGTTGTAA
- the hisH gene encoding imidazole glycerol phosphate synthase subunit HisH: MIAIIDYGIGNLFSIYNGLKRVDDHSKLVPTDAIAELKEADGIVVPGVGAFDDCVRNFRPFSATLIERVESGVPILGICVGMQLLFNESEEGSETGLGLIPGNVVRLPEDVRVPHMGWNNLQLKRHSELLAGITGDDYFYFVHSYYCVPQDAERIVASVEYGGQLAAVVQRENLYGVQFHPEKSSKRGLHILSNFVRICKC; encoded by the coding sequence ATGATCGCAATAATAGACTACGGAATCGGCAACTTATTCAGCATATACAACGGGCTGAAGCGCGTGGATGATCATTCGAAGCTGGTTCCGACTGATGCGATTGCAGAGCTGAAAGAGGCAGACGGGATAGTTGTGCCGGGTGTCGGTGCATTTGATGACTGTGTCCGCAACTTTCGCCCATTTTCCGCGACACTCATCGAGCGTGTGGAGTCAGGCGTCCCGATCCTCGGGATATGCGTGGGGATGCAGCTCCTGTTTAATGAGAGCGAGGAGGGCTCTGAAACAGGGTTGGGCTTGATACCGGGCAACGTTGTCCGGTTACCTGAGGATGTAAGAGTGCCGCACATGGGCTGGAACAACCTGCAGCTCAAACGGCATTCGGAACTACTAGCAGGTATAACCGGGGACGATTATTTCTATTTCGTGCATTCGTATTACTGCGTGCCTCAAGATGCTGAACGTATTGTAGCATCGGTAGAATACGGCGGACAGTTAGCGGCTGTTGTTCAAAGAGAAAATCTCTACGGCGTTCAGTTCCATCCAGAGAAATCATCAAAGCGAGGATTGCACATTTTAAGTAATTTCGTAAGAATTTGTAAATGTTAA
- a CDS encoding 7-cyano-7-deazaguanine synthase, with amino-acid sequence MEVKNKKMFYPEKFVEEQVKTIREQIRYGKVVVAVSGGVESSVCAVLSHRAIGDQLVAVLIDDGLMRKGERENIMNFFTDCGVNIRQVDATREFFDACKGVNEPEEQRRVYRNAFYAVLGRIVQEEKAHYLIKGTTAADVVKTEDGIEVQDNIFEEVGLIDSRNNGLTVVEPLRELYKHEVSRVAKSLGVPSELTDRATFPVVLDLLRENLVK; translated from the coding sequence ATGGAGGTGAAAAACAAAAAAATGTTCTATCCAGAAAAATTCGTAGAGGAGCAGGTTAAGACCATACGCGAGCAGATTCGGTATGGAAAAGTAGTCGTAGCTGTTTCAGGTGGCGTGGAATCAAGTGTGTGTGCGGTTCTTTCGCATCGTGCGATTGGAGATCAATTGGTAGCAGTTCTTATCGATGATGGCCTGATGCGAAAAGGCGAGAGGGAGAACATCATGAACTTCTTCACGGACTGTGGTGTGAATATACGGCAGGTCGATGCCACTCGTGAATTTTTTGATGCGTGTAAGGGGGTTAACGAACCAGAAGAGCAGAGGAGAGTGTATCGAAATGCATTCTACGCGGTCCTTGGAAGGATCGTACAAGAAGAGAAAGCGCATTATTTAATTAAAGGAACAACAGCAGCAGATGTTGTTAAGACCGAAGATGGAATCGAGGTTCAGGACAACATTTTCGAGGAGGTTGGTCTTATCGATTCACGAAATAATGGCCTGACGGTTGTTGAGCCTCTGAGGGAGCTGTACAAACACGAGGTAAGTAGAGTTGCTAAGAGTTTAGGAGTGCCATCGGAACTCACCGATCGAGCGACCTTTCCTGTGGTCCTCGACCTGCTACGAGAAAACTTAGTGAAGTAA